A genomic stretch from Thermomonospora umbrina includes:
- the rpmE gene encoding 50S ribosomal protein L31 produces the protein MKSGIHPEYNVTTVTCTCGNTFETRSTAENGVIHADVCSNCHPFYTGKQKILDTGGRVARFEKRFGKRGDSK, from the coding sequence TTGAAGTCCGGCATTCACCCCGAGTACAACGTCACGACCGTGACCTGCACGTGCGGGAACACCTTCGAGACCCGCAGCACCGCCGAGAACGGCGTGATCCACGCGGACGTGTGCTCCAACTGCCACCCGTTCTACACGGGCAAGCAGAAGATCCTGGACACCGGCGGCCGGGTGGCGCGCTTCGAGAAGCGCTTCGGCAAGCGCGGCGACAGCAAGTAA
- the prmC gene encoding peptide chain release factor N(5)-glutamine methyltransferase — protein MNLLLDEVARATARLADAGAASPRADAEELAAAVHGVKRSELHTVPDAAFDARYWEGVARREAGEPLQHITGRAFFRYLELRVGPGVFVPRPETEVMVGWALDTLRDMDVRDPLVVDLGTGSGAIALSIAQEAPRARVHAVEKDPKAFVHANRNVEALDERGRVRLHLADLSDALSELDGTVDLVVSNPPYIPMTEWEYVPADVRDHDPAAALWGGGDDGLDAVRAVEQTARRLLRPGGYVAVEHSDLQGNAVYWVFAEEHGWRDVRNRRDLTNRDRFVTARLTLD, from the coding sequence ATGAACCTGCTGCTCGACGAGGTGGCCCGAGCGACGGCGCGGTTGGCCGACGCCGGGGCCGCCTCGCCCCGCGCCGACGCCGAGGAGCTGGCCGCCGCCGTCCACGGGGTCAAGCGGTCCGAGCTGCACACCGTCCCGGACGCCGCGTTCGACGCCCGGTACTGGGAGGGCGTGGCGCGCCGCGAGGCGGGGGAGCCGCTCCAGCACATCACCGGCCGGGCCTTCTTCCGCTATCTGGAGCTGAGGGTCGGCCCCGGCGTGTTCGTGCCCCGCCCGGAGACCGAGGTGATGGTCGGCTGGGCGCTGGACACCCTGCGCGACATGGACGTCCGGGACCCGCTGGTCGTCGACCTGGGCACCGGCTCGGGGGCGATCGCGCTGAGCATCGCCCAAGAGGCCCCCAGGGCGCGCGTGCACGCGGTGGAGAAGGACCCGAAGGCGTTCGTCCACGCCAACCGCAACGTGGAGGCGTTGGACGAGCGAGGGCGCGTCAGGCTGCATCTGGCGGACCTCTCCGACGCCCTGTCCGAGCTGGACGGCACCGTCGACCTGGTGGTCAGCAACCCTCCGTACATCCCGATGACCGAGTGGGAGTACGTCCCCGCGGACGTGCGCGACCACGATCCGGCGGCGGCGCTGTGGGGCGGGGGCGACGACGGGCTGGACGCGGTCCGCGCCGTGGAGCAGACCGCGCGGCGGCTGCTGCGCCCGGGCGGGTACGTCGCCGTGGAGCACAGCGACCTGCAGGGCAACGCCGTCTACTGGGTGTTCGCCGAGGAGCACGGCTGGCGGGACGTTCGCAACCGCCGCGATCTGACCAACCGCGACCGGTTCGTCACGGCGCGCCTCACCCTCGACTGA
- a CDS encoding homoserine dehydrogenase: MKPLRVALLGCGTVGTEVVRLLDEQADDLAARVGAPLELAGVAVRRLDRAREHVAPELVTTDAMSLVTRDDVDLVVEVIGGIEPARSLILAAMKTGKSVVTANKALLAEDGATIFAAAREYGADLYYEAAVAGAIPLLRPLRESLVGDHVHKVLGIVNGTTNYILDQMDTHGASFTDALEEAQSLGYAEADPTADVEGFDAAAKAAILAQLAFHTPVTAADVHREGITEVTAADVAGAKAMDSVVKLLAICERIPDPDGRNGGRGVSVRVYPAMIPRSHPLASVREAYNAVFVEARSAGSLMFYGAGAGGAPTASAVLGDLVAVARNRVGGTRGPVEVTYAELPVLPMGETITRYYVQLDVADRSGVLAQVAELFARNGVSIQAVRQEGHGDDAQLVVVTHRAPDAALAATVEALRRLDIVREVAAVMRVESG, from the coding sequence GTGAAACCCCTGCGGGTGGCCCTGCTGGGCTGTGGAACCGTCGGAACCGAGGTGGTCAGGCTGCTCGACGAGCAGGCCGACGACCTCGCGGCGCGGGTGGGCGCTCCGCTGGAGCTGGCCGGCGTCGCCGTGCGGCGGCTGGACCGGGCACGCGAGCACGTGGCGCCCGAGCTGGTGACGACGGACGCCATGAGCCTGGTCACCCGCGACGACGTGGACCTGGTGGTCGAGGTGATCGGCGGCATCGAGCCGGCCCGGTCGCTGATCCTGGCCGCCATGAAGACCGGCAAGTCCGTGGTCACCGCCAACAAGGCGCTGCTGGCCGAGGACGGTGCGACGATCTTCGCGGCGGCCCGGGAGTACGGCGCCGACCTGTACTACGAGGCCGCGGTGGCCGGGGCGATCCCCCTGCTGCGACCGCTGCGCGAGTCGCTGGTCGGCGACCACGTGCACAAGGTGCTGGGCATCGTGAACGGCACCACCAACTACATCCTCGACCAGATGGACACCCACGGGGCCTCGTTCACCGACGCCCTGGAGGAGGCCCAGAGCCTCGGCTACGCGGAGGCCGACCCCACCGCCGACGTCGAGGGCTTCGACGCGGCGGCCAAGGCGGCGATCCTGGCGCAGTTGGCGTTCCACACCCCGGTCACCGCCGCCGACGTGCACCGGGAGGGCATCACCGAGGTCACCGCCGCCGACGTGGCGGGGGCCAAGGCGATGGACTCCGTGGTGAAGCTGCTGGCGATCTGCGAGCGCATCCCCGACCCCGACGGCCGCAACGGCGGCCGGGGCGTGTCGGTGCGGGTCTACCCGGCGATGATCCCGAGGTCGCATCCGCTGGCCAGCGTCCGCGAGGCGTACAACGCCGTGTTCGTGGAGGCCCGGTCGGCGGGTTCGCTGATGTTCTACGGGGCCGGGGCGGGCGGCGCGCCCACCGCCTCGGCCGTGCTCGGCGACCTGGTGGCGGTGGCCCGCAACCGGGTCGGCGGCACCCGCGGCCCCGTCGAGGTGACGTACGCGGAGCTGCCCGTCCTGCCGATGGGCGAGACGATCACCCGGTACTACGTCCAGCTCGACGTGGCCGACCGTTCCGGCGTGCTCGCCCAGGTGGCCGAGCTGTTCGCCCGGAACGGCGTGTCCATCCAGGCCGTACGGCAGGAGGGGCACGGCGACGACGCGCAACTGGTCGTGGTCACCCACCGCGCGCCGGACGCGGCCCTGGCCGCCACCGTGGAGGCGCTGCGCCGACTCGACATCGTCCGCGAGGTCGCCGCGGTGATGCGCGTAGAGTCTGGCTGA
- a CDS encoding L-threonylcarbamoyladenylate synthase, whose protein sequence is MSRRYDCSDPMERTRGIAETVSAVRRGELVVLPTDTVYGVGCDAFTPSAVQALLDAKGRGRQMPPPVLVGSVRAATALVEDLGTYGQDLIDEFWPGALTLVCRANRNLTWDLGETKGTVAVRMPLHDLALELLKETGPLAVSSANLSGVPAARSAEEAEEMLGEAIAIYLDGGKAGLGEASTIVDLTGPVPRLLRAGAVSEEKVRSVVGVLLTDEDEEPEIDEGLLDDAPPVSFEKPADAPADKGEHEDGHKDGDARPE, encoded by the coding sequence GTGAGCCGACGTTATGACTGCTCCGACCCGATGGAACGGACCCGTGGAATCGCCGAGACGGTCTCGGCGGTGCGGCGCGGCGAGCTGGTCGTGCTCCCCACCGACACCGTGTACGGCGTGGGCTGCGACGCCTTCACGCCCTCGGCCGTGCAGGCGCTGCTCGACGCCAAGGGGCGCGGCCGCCAGATGCCCCCGCCCGTGCTGGTCGGCTCGGTCCGGGCCGCCACCGCGCTGGTGGAGGACCTCGGGACGTACGGGCAGGACCTGATCGACGAGTTCTGGCCGGGCGCGCTGACCCTGGTGTGCCGGGCCAACCGCAACCTGACCTGGGACCTGGGGGAGACCAAGGGCACGGTCGCGGTGCGGATGCCGCTGCACGACCTGGCCCTGGAGCTGCTCAAGGAGACCGGGCCGCTGGCGGTCAGCAGCGCCAACCTGTCGGGCGTCCCCGCCGCGCGCAGCGCGGAGGAGGCCGAGGAGATGCTCGGCGAGGCGATCGCGATCTACCTGGACGGCGGCAAGGCCGGGCTGGGCGAGGCGTCCACCATCGTGGACCTCACCGGCCCGGTGCCGCGGCTGCTGCGGGCCGGTGCCGTCTCGGAGGAGAAGGTCCGTTCCGTCGTCGGCGTCCTGCTGACCGACGAGGACGAGGAGCCCGAGATCGACGAGGGCCTGCTGGACGACGCGCCCCCGGTCTCCTTCGAGAAGCCGGCGGACGCGCCCGCGGACAAGGGCGAGCACGAGGACGGGCACAAGGACGGGGACGCGCGGCCGGAGTAG
- the thrB gene encoding homoserine kinase, translated as MTASWGARAHVRVPATSANLGPGFDSLGLALTLYDDVTVEITEGGLVIEVDGEGAEVADRGERHLIVRVLRRTFEVLDELSGSGLGQPPGIRMSCVNRIPHSRGLGSSSAAIVAGITAARALHPHGDLLDEAAALSLATEIEGHPDNVAPCLSGGLTIAWSGPAGPRSVRLDLEREVVAFVPAQTLATERARGLLPEAVPHGDAAANAGRAALLVAALTGDLDPEVLLDATEDRLHQGYRAPAMPGSAALVDRLRANGVPAVISGAGPTVLAFTTVSRVDSIDPELGNGWLKRPLNVDPLGACVQPPGP; from the coding sequence GTGACGGCCTCCTGGGGCGCGCGCGCCCATGTGCGCGTGCCCGCCACCAGCGCCAACCTGGGGCCGGGGTTCGACTCGCTGGGCCTCGCGCTCACCCTGTACGACGACGTCACGGTGGAGATCACCGAGGGCGGCCTGGTCATCGAGGTGGACGGCGAGGGCGCCGAGGTCGCCGACCGGGGTGAGCGGCACCTCATCGTCAGGGTGCTGCGCCGGACGTTCGAGGTGCTGGACGAATTGTCCGGTTCCGGTCTCGGGCAGCCGCCCGGGATCCGGATGTCGTGCGTCAACCGCATTCCGCACAGTCGCGGGCTGGGGTCGTCCTCGGCGGCGATCGTCGCCGGGATCACGGCGGCCCGTGCGCTGCACCCGCACGGCGACCTGCTCGACGAGGCCGCCGCGCTGTCCCTGGCCACCGAGATCGAGGGCCATCCCGACAACGTGGCTCCGTGCCTCAGCGGCGGGCTGACCATCGCCTGGAGCGGTCCAGCCGGCCCGCGTTCGGTACGTCTCGACCTGGAACGCGAGGTCGTGGCGTTCGTGCCGGCCCAGACGCTGGCCACCGAACGGGCGCGCGGGCTGCTCCCGGAGGCGGTGCCCCACGGGGACGCCGCCGCCAACGCCGGGCGGGCGGCGCTGCTGGTCGCGGCGCTGACCGGGGACCTGGATCCCGAGGTGCTCCTCGACGCCACCGAGGACCGGCTGCACCAGGGCTACCGGGCCCCCGCCATGCCGGGGTCCGCCGCGCTGGTCGACCGACTGCGCGCGAACGGGGTCCCGGCGGTGATCTCGGGTGCAGGACCCACTGTCCTGGCCTTCACAACAGTCTCCCGGGTTGATTCGATCGACCCGGAACTGGGTAATGGGTGGCTCAAACGCCCGCTGAACGTGGACCCCCTCGGCGCATGCGTTCAGCCGCCCGGTCCGTGA
- the prfA gene encoding peptide chain release factor 1: MNLDELIGEYAEIEGRLADPAVHADQNTARRLGKRYAELRPIVETARRMRTVEDDLATARELSTEDTAFADEATELEGRRVELEDRLRKLLVPRDPNDDKDVILEIKAGEGGEESALFAGDLLRMYLRYAERIGWKTEVIASQPSDLGGYKDVTVAVKARGRADGEGGAWARLKFEGGVHRVQRVPVTESQGRIHTSAAGVLVSPEAEDVEVQIDPNDLRIDVYRSSGPGGQSVNTTDSAVRITHLPTGVVVSCQNEKSQLQNKEQALRILRSRLLAMAQEEADAAASAERKSQVRTVDRSERVRTYNFPENRISDHRVGYKAYNLDQVLDGDLQNVIQALVDADTERRLAEAQGT; the protein is encoded by the coding sequence GTGAACCTCGACGAGTTGATCGGCGAATACGCCGAGATCGAAGGCAGGCTGGCCGACCCGGCCGTGCACGCCGACCAGAACACGGCGCGACGGCTGGGCAAGCGCTATGCCGAGCTGCGCCCCATCGTCGAGACGGCCCGGCGGATGCGCACCGTCGAGGACGACCTGGCGACCGCGCGCGAGCTGTCGACCGAGGACACCGCGTTCGCCGACGAGGCCACCGAGCTGGAGGGTCGCAGGGTCGAGCTGGAGGACCGGCTCCGCAAGCTGCTGGTCCCGCGCGATCCCAATGACGACAAGGACGTCATCCTGGAGATCAAGGCGGGCGAGGGCGGCGAGGAGTCGGCGCTGTTCGCCGGCGACCTGCTGCGGATGTACCTGCGGTACGCCGAGCGGATCGGCTGGAAGACCGAGGTCATCGCCTCCCAGCCGTCGGATCTGGGCGGCTACAAGGACGTCACGGTGGCCGTCAAGGCCCGGGGGCGGGCCGACGGCGAGGGCGGGGCCTGGGCGCGGCTGAAGTTCGAGGGCGGCGTCCACCGGGTGCAGCGGGTGCCCGTCACCGAGTCGCAGGGCCGGATCCACACCAGCGCCGCGGGGGTGCTCGTCTCCCCCGAGGCGGAGGACGTGGAGGTCCAGATCGACCCCAACGACCTGCGCATCGACGTCTACCGGTCCTCCGGGCCCGGCGGGCAGAGCGTCAACACCACCGACTCGGCGGTGCGGATCACCCACCTGCCGACCGGCGTGGTCGTCTCCTGCCAGAACGAGAAGTCCCAGCTCCAGAACAAGGAGCAGGCGCTGCGCATCCTGCGGTCCCGGCTGCTGGCGATGGCGCAGGAGGAGGCGGACGCGGCGGCGTCGGCCGAGCGCAAGAGCCAGGTCCGCACGGTCGACCGTTCCGAGCGGGTGCGCACCTACAACTTCCCGGAGAACCGCATCTCCGACCACCGCGTCGGCTATAAGGCGTATAACCTCGACCAGGTGCTCGACGGCGACCTCCAGAACGTGATCCAGGCGCTCGTCGACGCCGACACCGAACGCAGACTGGCCGAAGCCCAGGGAACATGA
- the thrC gene encoding threonine synthase — MNRAWRGLINEYRDRLPVTDRTPVVTLHEGGTPLLPAPRISQLTGCEVYLKVEGANPTGSFKDRGMTMAISKAAEEGAKAVICASTGNTSASAAAYAVRAGMTCAVLVPQGKIAMGKLAQALVHGARLLQVDGNFDDCLELARKLAVDYPVALVNSVNKFRLQGQKTAAFEIVDALGDAPDVHCLPVGNAGNISAYWMGYKEYAADGVASRTPRMLGFQASGAAPFVKGEPVLKPQTIATAIRIGNPASWELAIAARDESGGAIGSVTDRKILAAYRLLAREEGVFVEPASAASVAGVLQAREEGLLEPGVRVVCTVTGNGLKDPDWAIAGAPAPTTVKVDAHAAASSLGLA; from the coding sequence ATGAACAGGGCTTGGCGCGGCCTCATCAACGAGTACCGCGACCGGCTCCCGGTGACGGACCGGACTCCCGTCGTCACCCTGCATGAGGGCGGCACCCCGCTGCTGCCCGCGCCTCGGATCTCCCAGCTCACGGGCTGCGAGGTCTACCTGAAGGTGGAGGGCGCCAACCCCACGGGCTCGTTCAAGGACCGCGGCATGACCATGGCGATCAGCAAGGCCGCCGAGGAGGGCGCCAAGGCGGTCATCTGCGCGTCCACCGGCAACACGTCGGCCTCGGCCGCCGCCTACGCGGTGCGGGCCGGGATGACGTGCGCGGTGCTGGTCCCGCAGGGCAAGATCGCGATGGGCAAGCTGGCGCAGGCGCTGGTCCACGGGGCCAGGCTGCTGCAGGTGGACGGGAACTTCGACGACTGCCTGGAGCTGGCCCGCAAGCTCGCCGTGGACTACCCGGTGGCCTTGGTCAACTCGGTCAACAAGTTCCGTCTGCAGGGGCAGAAGACGGCCGCGTTCGAGATCGTGGACGCGCTCGGCGACGCCCCCGACGTGCACTGCCTGCCCGTGGGCAACGCCGGCAACATCTCCGCCTACTGGATGGGCTACAAGGAGTACGCGGCCGACGGCGTCGCGTCCCGCACCCCGCGCATGCTGGGCTTCCAGGCCAGCGGCGCGGCCCCGTTCGTCAAGGGCGAGCCGGTGCTCAAGCCGCAGACCATCGCCACCGCGATCCGCATCGGCAACCCGGCCTCCTGGGAGCTGGCGATCGCGGCCCGCGACGAGTCCGGCGGGGCGATCGGGTCGGTCACCGACCGGAAGATCCTGGCCGCCTACCGGCTGCTGGCCCGTGAGGAGGGCGTCTTCGTCGAGCCCGCCTCCGCCGCCAGCGTCGCCGGCGTCCTCCAGGCCCGCGAGGAGGGCCTGCTGGAGCCGGGGGTGCGGGTGGTCTGCACGGTGACCGGGAACGGCCTCAAGGACCCCGACTGGGCGATCGCCGGCGCTCCCGCGCCCACCACCGTCAAGGTGGACGCCCACGCCGCAGCGTCCTCGCTGGGCCTCGCGTGA
- the rho gene encoding transcription termination factor Rho — MSESSELLTDATSPAAETTAARPEPAAAPRRRRSGTGLSALVLPELKALASQLGITGTTGMRKSQLIAAIEAKQGGPVVAGQATAKAEPKAEQKAARAEDRAEEAAPRSEEQTAETRPARTRRTRPAKREDGEEQLALTDGRQGAERTERADRTERAVETAERPERTERADRGERGDRNDRPERAERARAASSGEDGEAGGREGGRRSRNGRDRDNRDGRDNRDRGERGDRDNRDRGERGDRDNRDNRDRGERGDRGERGDQRRGQGGGGGGGQGGGGQHDDDDGRGGRRGRRFRERNRGRGGRGERYEEPVINEDDVLIPVAGILDILDNYAFVRTTGYLPGANDVYVSLAQVRKNGLRKGDVVTGAVRQPRDGERREKFNALVRLDTINGMEPEQARGRVEFSKLTPLYPQERLRLESDAGILTTRIIDLVSPIGKGQRGLIVSPPKAGKTMVLQSIANAITKNNPECHLMVVLVDERPEEVTDMQRTVKGEVIHSTFDRPAEDHTTVAELAIERAKRLVELGHDVVVLLDSITRLGRAYNLAAPASGRILSGGVDSTALYPPKRFFGAARNIENGGSLTILATALVETGSRMDEVIFEEFKGTGNMELKLNRNLADKRIFPAVDVDQSSTRKEEILMAPEELRVVWQLRRVLHALDTQQALELLLEKMRETKSNAEFLLQVQKTTVADRD, encoded by the coding sequence GTGAGCGAATCCAGCGAACTCCTTACGGACGCTACTAGCCCCGCAGCGGAGACCACGGCGGCGCGGCCGGAGCCGGCCGCCGCCCCCCGGCGCCGTCGCTCCGGCACCGGCCTGTCGGCGTTGGTGCTGCCCGAGCTCAAGGCGCTGGCGTCCCAGCTCGGCATCACGGGCACCACCGGCATGCGCAAGAGCCAGCTCATCGCGGCCATCGAGGCCAAGCAGGGCGGCCCGGTGGTGGCCGGTCAGGCCACCGCCAAGGCGGAGCCGAAGGCCGAGCAGAAGGCCGCCCGGGCCGAGGACAGGGCCGAGGAGGCCGCACCCCGCTCCGAGGAGCAGACCGCCGAGACGCGCCCCGCGCGGACCCGTCGCACCCGTCCCGCCAAGCGCGAGGACGGCGAGGAGCAGCTCGCGCTGACCGACGGCCGCCAGGGCGCCGAGCGGACCGAGCGCGCCGACCGGACGGAGCGGGCGGTCGAGACCGCCGAGCGTCCGGAGCGGACCGAGCGCGCCGACCGTGGTGAGCGCGGCGACCGCAACGACCGTCCGGAGCGCGCAGAGCGCGCCCGGGCCGCCTCCTCCGGCGAGGACGGCGAGGCCGGCGGCCGCGAGGGCGGCCGACGCAGCCGCAACGGCCGCGACCGTGACAACCGCGACGGCCGTGACAACCGGGACCGCGGTGAGCGCGGAGACCGCGACAACCGCGACCGTGGCGAGCGCGGAGACCGTGACAACCGTGACAATCGGGACCGCGGCGAGCGCGGAGACCGTGGCGAGCGCGGCGACCAGCGCCGTGGCCAGGGCGGCGGTGGCGGCGGCGGTCAGGGCGGCGGCGGCCAGCACGACGACGACGACGGCCGCGGCGGTCGTCGGGGTCGGCGCTTCCGCGAGCGCAACCGGGGCCGCGGCGGTCGCGGCGAGCGCTACGAGGAGCCGGTGATCAACGAGGACGACGTCCTGATCCCGGTCGCCGGCATCCTGGACATCCTCGACAACTACGCGTTCGTGCGGACGACCGGCTACCTGCCCGGCGCCAACGACGTGTACGTCTCCCTCGCCCAGGTCCGCAAGAACGGCCTGCGCAAGGGCGACGTGGTCACCGGCGCCGTGCGCCAGCCCCGCGACGGCGAGCGGCGGGAGAAGTTCAACGCGCTGGTCCGCCTGGACACCATCAACGGGATGGAGCCCGAGCAGGCCCGCGGCCGGGTGGAGTTCTCCAAGCTGACGCCCCTGTACCCGCAGGAGCGGCTGCGGCTGGAGTCCGACGCCGGCATCCTGACCACCCGGATCATCGACCTGGTCTCGCCGATCGGCAAGGGCCAGCGCGGTCTGATCGTCTCCCCGCCCAAGGCGGGCAAGACGATGGTGCTCCAGTCGATCGCCAACGCGATCACCAAGAACAACCCCGAGTGCCACCTGATGGTCGTGCTGGTCGACGAGCGGCCCGAAGAGGTCACCGACATGCAGCGGACGGTGAAGGGCGAGGTCATCCACTCGACCTTCGACCGCCCCGCCGAGGACCACACCACGGTCGCCGAGCTGGCCATCGAGCGGGCCAAGCGGCTGGTGGAGCTGGGCCACGACGTGGTCGTGCTGCTCGACTCGATCACCCGGCTGGGCCGCGCCTACAACCTGGCGGCCCCGGCGTCCGGGCGGATCCTGTCCGGCGGTGTCGACTCGACGGCGCTGTACCCGCCCAAGCGGTTCTTCGGCGCCGCCCGCAACATCGAGAACGGCGGCTCGCTGACCATCCTCGCCACCGCCCTGGTGGAGACCGGATCCCGCATGGACGAGGTCATCTTCGAGGAGTTCAAGGGCACCGGCAACATGGAGCTCAAGCTCAACCGGAACCTCGCCGACAAGCGGATCTTCCCCGCGGTGGACGTCGACCAGTCCAGCACCCGCAAGGAGGAGATCCTGATGGCCCCCGAGGAGCTGCGGGTCGTCTGGCAGCTCCGCCGGGTGCTGCACGCCCTGGACACCCAGCAGGCGCTGGAGCTGCTCCTGGAGAAGATGAGGGAGACCAAGTCCAACGCGGAGTTCCTCCTCCAGGTGCAGAAGACCACGGTCGCCGACCGCGACTGA
- a CDS encoding sensor histidine kinase, whose product MKGQDVSEMGSAVAAPGGAGPIVTGSWSPQAMVRSSLTWRSVVYLATSLGFGIAWFVFLVVGITLSVALTIIWVGIPMLAVVMLVWRFGAVLERRLIKAGFGVTIPEPYRPMPKTGVLGKWKTMAVDPATWKDLAYLALRLPVSIAEFAVMAFVWTNAAVFLFFPFIVMGQERGVINYGPVFYSADDPITALPVSVVGVACVVVAMYVTRVTAVVHAVYASLLLGPSKGQAERRRLQARAEHLQASRARGVDAAEAERRRIERDLHDGAQQRLLAVAMDIGRARAKLTDDPEAARALIEQAHSGTKEAISELRDLARGIYPAILTDRGLDPSISGLAARAPVPVLVEVDLPERPPAAVESIAYFIVAESLANIAKYARATQATVRVTRETHWVVVEITDNGVGGATAQPGGGLSGLADRAATIDGILTVNSPFGGPTVIRADLPCTW is encoded by the coding sequence ATGAAGGGGCAGGATGTGAGCGAGATGGGCAGCGCCGTGGCCGCGCCCGGCGGGGCGGGACCGATCGTGACCGGGTCATGGAGTCCGCAGGCGATGGTGAGGTCCTCACTGACCTGGCGGTCGGTCGTCTACCTGGCGACGAGCCTGGGATTCGGGATCGCCTGGTTCGTGTTCCTGGTCGTGGGGATCACGCTCTCCGTCGCCCTGACGATCATCTGGGTCGGGATCCCGATGCTGGCGGTCGTGATGCTGGTCTGGCGGTTCGGGGCCGTGCTGGAACGCAGGCTGATCAAGGCCGGCTTCGGGGTGACGATCCCCGAGCCGTACCGCCCGATGCCCAAGACCGGCGTCCTCGGCAAGTGGAAGACCATGGCGGTCGACCCCGCCACCTGGAAGGACCTGGCCTACCTCGCGCTGCGGCTCCCGGTGTCCATCGCCGAGTTCGCGGTGATGGCGTTCGTGTGGACGAACGCGGCGGTGTTCCTGTTCTTCCCGTTCATCGTGATGGGGCAGGAACGCGGGGTCATCAACTACGGCCCGGTGTTCTACTCGGCCGACGACCCGATCACCGCGCTCCCCGTCAGCGTCGTCGGCGTCGCCTGCGTCGTGGTGGCCATGTACGTGACGCGCGTGACGGCGGTCGTCCACGCCGTGTACGCCTCGCTCCTGCTCGGCCCCAGCAAGGGCCAGGCCGAACGCCGACGCCTCCAGGCCCGCGCCGAACACCTGCAGGCCAGCCGCGCCCGCGGGGTGGACGCCGCCGAGGCCGAGCGACGCCGCATCGAACGCGACCTGCACGACGGCGCCCAGCAGCGGCTGCTGGCGGTCGCCATGGACATCGGCCGCGCCCGCGCCAAGCTCACGGACGACCCCGAGGCCGCCCGCGCGCTCATCGAGCAGGCCCACTCGGGCACCAAGGAGGCCATCTCCGAGCTGCGCGACCTGGCCCGGGGCATCTACCCCGCCATCCTCACCGACCGCGGCCTGGACCCGTCCATCTCCGGCCTCGCCGCCCGCGCGCCCGTCCCCGTCCTCGTCGAGGTCGACCTCCCCGAACGCCCCCCGGCCGCCGTGGAGAGCATCGCCTACTTCATCGTGGCCGAGTCGCTCGCCAACATCGCCAAGTACGCCCGCGCCACCCAGGCGACCGTCCGCGTCACCCGCGAGACCCACTGGGTGGTCGTCGAGATCACCGACAACGGCGTCGGCGGAGCCACCGCCCAACCCGGCGGCGGCCTGTCCGGCCTCGCCGACCGCGCCGCCACCATCGACGGCATCCTCACCGTCAACAGCCCCTTCGGCGGCCCCACCGTAATCCGAGCAGACCTCCCTTGCACTTGGTAA
- a CDS encoding response regulator transcription factor encodes MRVVIAEDSVLLREGLVRLLADAGVETVATVGDGPGLPAIVEEYEPDLAIVDVRMPPSFTDEGLRAALAVRERRPGMPILVLSQYVEERYATDLIGGGAQGVGYLLKERVADVAEFIDAVHRIAAGATVIDPEVIGQLLGRRRSGDRLEALTPREREVLGLMAQGRSNAAIARDLVVTEGAVEKHISNIFLKLQLPPTQNDHRRVMAVLAYLGAE; translated from the coding sequence GTGAGGGTTGTGATCGCCGAGGACTCGGTGTTGTTGCGGGAGGGGCTGGTGCGGCTGTTGGCCGACGCCGGTGTCGAGACGGTGGCCACGGTGGGGGACGGGCCGGGGTTGCCGGCGATCGTGGAGGAGTACGAGCCCGATCTGGCGATCGTGGACGTGCGGATGCCGCCCTCGTTCACCGACGAGGGGCTGAGGGCGGCGCTGGCGGTGCGGGAGAGACGGCCGGGGATGCCGATCCTGGTGCTGTCGCAGTACGTCGAGGAGCGGTACGCCACCGACCTGATCGGCGGCGGCGCGCAGGGGGTGGGCTACCTGCTCAAGGAGCGGGTGGCCGATGTGGCGGAGTTCATCGACGCGGTCCACAGGATCGCCGCCGGGGCCACCGTGATCGACCCCGAGGTCATCGGGCAGCTCCTCGGCCGCCGGCGCAGTGGAGACCGCCTGGAGGCCCTCACACCGCGCGAACGGGAGGTCCTCGGCCTCATGGCCCAGGGGCGTTCCAACGCGGCGATCGCCAGGGACCTGGTGGTCACCGAGGGCGCGGTGGAGAAGCACATCTCCAACATCTTCCTCAAGCTGCAACTGCCCCCCACCCAGAACGACCACCGCAGGGTGATGGCCGTCCTGGCCTACCTGGGCGCCGAGTGA